In one window of Candidatus Scalindua sp. DNA:
- the murJ gene encoding murein biosynthesis integral membrane protein MurJ has protein sequence MSEKKHFLRSAKTISLCTLLSRILGLVRDIICASFFGTGIAWDAFVIAFKIPNLFRRLFGEGALSAAFIPVFTEYLETKEKKSAMELVNVTGTALLIVLSIIIVFSEISFVTVPHITSLNHKWELVLNLLMITFPYVLFICMVAFAMAVLNSLKHFLMPAIAPIALNICWIIGVFMFTPLFGETLEKKIFGVAVAILFGGFIQLGIQLPILKKLGVGFRPSLYFSHPGFRRVVALMLPIIFGLAAVQINVLLDSVIAMTFSKPPGGTENFLIGSLSIPYPLETGAVSVLYYGDRLIQFPLGVFGIAMATAVFPYFSTHAARKDWKNLALTYNQAIRGILFIGIPASIGLILLRKPLVSLFYERNAFTAESTYRTATVIAFYALGIWAYSVLHVIVRAFYSIQDTKTPVKVGAGMVLLNLILNTTLIWFLQEGGLALATAISAIIQTIILFTVFQRKFNITGTKHILISLLKTAISTLIMSLVCWIVLSKLPAGDGSIQTKSLRLFAPLAVAVVTYLAVSLLLRSEELKYLYTSILKKKQ, from the coding sequence ATGAGTGAGAAAAAACATTTTTTGCGTTCTGCCAAGACCATCAGTCTCTGCACCCTGTTGAGCAGAATTCTCGGCCTGGTCAGGGACATCATCTGTGCAAGTTTTTTTGGTACCGGTATTGCCTGGGACGCCTTTGTAATTGCCTTCAAGATACCAAATCTTTTCCGCCGTCTCTTTGGTGAAGGCGCCTTAAGTGCTGCCTTTATCCCTGTATTTACTGAATATCTTGAAACAAAAGAGAAAAAAAGCGCCATGGAACTTGTAAACGTAACCGGGACAGCTCTTCTTATTGTTCTTTCCATCATTATTGTTTTTTCAGAAATTTCATTTGTGACAGTACCCCACATAACTTCACTCAATCATAAGTGGGAATTAGTCTTGAACCTGCTCATGATAACGTTCCCTTATGTTTTATTCATATGCATGGTGGCATTTGCTATGGCTGTCTTAAATTCACTTAAGCATTTTCTCATGCCTGCAATTGCACCTATTGCGCTAAATATCTGTTGGATTATCGGGGTATTCATGTTCACACCCCTGTTTGGAGAGACATTAGAAAAAAAGATTTTTGGTGTCGCCGTTGCCATCCTCTTCGGAGGTTTCATTCAATTGGGAATCCAATTACCCATATTGAAAAAACTGGGAGTAGGCTTCAGGCCTTCTCTCTACTTCTCGCATCCGGGTTTCAGGCGTGTTGTAGCACTCATGCTGCCAATTATTTTCGGACTGGCTGCTGTTCAGATTAACGTATTATTGGATAGTGTTATTGCCATGACCTTTTCAAAACCCCCCGGTGGAACCGAAAACTTTCTTATCGGCAGCTTATCCATCCCTTATCCCCTGGAAACAGGAGCCGTATCAGTCCTCTATTATGGTGACCGGTTAATACAGTTCCCGCTGGGGGTGTTCGGGATAGCAATGGCTACAGCAGTGTTTCCCTATTTTTCTACCCACGCTGCCCGGAAAGATTGGAAAAATTTAGCCCTTACATACAACCAGGCAATAAGGGGCATACTCTTTATCGGAATTCCGGCATCAATAGGATTAATACTACTGCGAAAACCTTTGGTATCACTCTTTTATGAGAGAAATGCGTTTACGGCTGAATCCACATATCGAACAGCTACGGTGATCGCATTTTACGCCCTGGGTATATGGGCATACTCTGTTTTACACGTGATTGTAAGAGCCTTTTATTCCATACAGGACACAAAGACACCTGTTAAGGTTGGCGCCGGCATGGTATTGCTCAACCTTATCCTTAACACAACTCTCATCTGGTTTCTTCAGGAAGGAGGTCTTGCATTGGCAACTGCCATAAGCGCAATAATCCAGACAATCATCCTCTTCACTGTTTTTCAGAGAAAATTCAACATCACAGGCACGAAACATATTCTTATCTCACTACTGAAAACTGCCATTTCGACCCTCATCATGTCTCTTGTATGTTGGATTGTGCTCTCAAAACTCCCGGCGGGAGACGGCAGCATACAGACTAAATCCCTCAGACTTTTTGCACCTCTGGCTGTGGCTGTTGTTACATACCTTGCCGTCTCGTTACTCTTACGGTCAGAAGAATTGAAATACCTCTACACAAGTATCTTAAAGAAAAAACAGTAA
- the thiE gene encoding thiamine phosphate synthase: MSIKDAVSKIRVYVLISSNIAARSVKETAELAILGGADAIQLREKTLSDDKFISLAGEIRELTEQSDTLLIINDRINVAREVNADGIHLGQLDSSVAEAKNSLGTEKIVGVSTHNISQAILAQKHGADYIAVGPIFPTKTKTMEPPVGLGLIQEVIKEISIPFIAIGAINLSNLDQILKAGASRVAVCSAIISTEDIFISTRKFKQKLTSLTI, translated from the coding sequence ATGTCGATAAAGGACGCTGTATCGAAGATAAGAGTTTATGTATTGATCAGCAGTAACATTGCTGCAAGATCTGTTAAAGAAACAGCAGAACTTGCCATTCTCGGTGGTGCTGACGCTATACAGTTACGTGAAAAAACACTATCCGATGATAAATTTATCTCACTCGCAGGAGAAATACGTGAGTTAACAGAGCAATCGGATACATTGCTTATCATCAATGACCGGATTAACGTTGCCAGGGAGGTGAATGCCGACGGCATTCACCTGGGGCAACTCGACAGCAGTGTCGCCGAGGCAAAAAACAGCCTCGGTACGGAAAAGATTGTCGGAGTGTCAACACACAATATTTCACAGGCAATTCTGGCGCAGAAACATGGCGCTGATTACATAGCTGTAGGCCCCATATTCCCTACAAAAACGAAGACCATGGAACCTCCCGTTGGTCTTGGCCTTATTCAAGAAGTCATAAAGGAGATAAGCATCCCCTTTATTGCCATAGGTGCAATAAACCTCTCCAATCTAGACCAGATCCTCAAGGCTGGTGCTTCAAGGGTTGCCGTGTGCTCAGCCATTATAAGCACAGAAGACATTTTTATCTCTACGAGGAAATTCAAACAGAAATTAACTTCTCTTACTATTTAA
- the purF gene encoding amidophosphoribosyltransferase, with product MKKAKEYCGLFGIFDCKNAVEKVYYGLYSLQHRGEESAGIASSDSRGIVHHKGLGLVNDVFTPQILKDLDRPNAIGHVRYSTFGTSDYDNAQPLVVTYSKGEVAIAHNGQLLDAGKLREDYEQHGSIFHTTSDTEVIVHLMAKPSHVKKKNLSHVLNHLKGAFSLLFLTKDEMVGVRDPYGFRPLSLGKIDGSHVIASETCALDQIGAEFIRDIEPGEVVYINKYGLKSEIYCSPRKIRPSYCIFEMIYFSRPDSVIFGESVHMFRKKLGMRLAEEFPVDADIVISVPEGGNSAALGYSHSSGIPFERGFIRNHYVGRTFIQPDQGKRDKKVELKLNAITDVVKGKKVVVVDDSIVRGTTSRSRFSLLRKAGAKEIHVRISCSPLRFPCHYGIDFQIKDELIAANHSIEEIRKFLEVDSLAYLGIEAMLGCTSLKESHYCNACFSGDYPVPVGDKEKKNNKTASKQKKKGKK from the coding sequence TTGAAAAAAGCAAAAGAATATTGTGGTTTATTTGGGATTTTTGACTGTAAGAATGCGGTAGAAAAGGTCTATTACGGGCTCTATTCTTTACAGCACCGTGGTGAAGAGAGTGCGGGGATAGCTTCTTCGGATAGCAGGGGAATTGTCCACCATAAAGGACTTGGTTTGGTGAACGATGTATTTACCCCTCAGATTCTGAAAGATTTGGACAGGCCCAATGCCATAGGGCATGTTCGATATTCTACTTTTGGTACAAGTGATTATGATAATGCGCAACCCCTGGTTGTGACCTATTCAAAAGGAGAGGTGGCAATTGCACACAACGGTCAATTGCTTGATGCAGGTAAGCTTCGTGAAGATTATGAGCAGCATGGATCAATCTTTCACACTACTTCGGATACGGAAGTTATCGTGCATCTCATGGCGAAACCAAGCCATGTGAAAAAAAAGAATCTCTCCCATGTCCTCAACCACCTGAAAGGTGCTTTTTCACTCCTGTTTTTGACTAAAGATGAGATGGTTGGTGTGAGGGATCCTTATGGTTTTCGCCCGCTTTCATTGGGAAAAATTGATGGCAGCCATGTAATTGCGTCTGAGACCTGTGCACTGGATCAAATAGGTGCGGAGTTCATTAGAGATATAGAACCCGGTGAGGTTGTTTATATCAATAAATATGGATTGAAAAGCGAGATATATTGTTCTCCCAGGAAGATTCGTCCTTCATACTGTATCTTTGAAATGATCTATTTTTCCCGCCCTGATAGTGTAATATTCGGGGAGAGCGTTCATATGTTTCGTAAGAAACTCGGGATGCGTCTGGCTGAAGAATTTCCTGTTGATGCTGATATCGTAATATCTGTTCCTGAGGGTGGAAACTCTGCGGCGTTAGGTTACTCTCACTCTTCCGGTATACCTTTTGAGCGGGGATTTATCAGGAATCACTATGTGGGAAGAACGTTTATTCAACCTGACCAGGGAAAAAGAGATAAAAAGGTAGAGTTGAAACTGAACGCAATCACGGATGTTGTAAAGGGCAAAAAAGTAGTGGTTGTCGATGACTCTATTGTCCGGGGAACTACCTCAAGATCAAGATTCAGTCTTTTGCGCAAGGCCGGCGCAAAGGAAATACATGTCAGGATCAGCTGTTCTCCGCTTCGTTTCCCCTGTCATTATGGCATTGATTTTCAGATCAAGGATGAATTGATTGCTGCCAATCACTCTATCGAAGAGATAAGAAAATTTCTGGAGGTTGACAGCCTGGCTTATTTGGGTATTGAGGCAATGCTCGGTTGTACTTCATTGAAAGAGAGTCATTACTGCAATGCCTGCTTTTCTGGAGATTATCCTGTGCCTGTCGGTGATAAGGAGAAGAAAAACAACAAAACAGCATCAAAACAGAAAAAGAAGGGTAAGAAATAG
- the purM gene encoding phosphoribosylformylglycinamidine cyclo-ligase: protein MVESTYKDAGVDIETKSRFTRDIYGQMRRTFGPRVIENPGGFAGLFSLNYRSEQFSRSYKEPVLIASTDGVGTKLKIAFMMGRHNTIGIDLVAMCVNDLLVLGGEPLFFLDYLASSSLVPEKLKEVVEGIAEGCCESGCSLIGGETPELPGFYHKGEYDLAGFAVGVVEKDRIIRGDKISPGDVVIGLRSSGLHSNGFSLVRKVLFEKAKLNIHSKVDQINGNVGDELLIPTRIYVQPIMSLLRQYKMKQVVKGMAHITGGGLLENIPRILPSGCSVRINKGAWPVHRIFHVIQEKGEVTEEEMYRVFNMGVGYILVVSKFFVSSVLKKLEKMKEEAFVIGKVVKGDRRVEIG, encoded by the coding sequence ATGGTAGAGTCAACGTATAAAGATGCAGGGGTTGATATCGAAACAAAGAGTAGATTTACCCGGGATATCTATGGACAGATGCGCAGGACCTTTGGCCCGAGAGTAATTGAAAATCCAGGGGGATTTGCAGGGCTGTTTTCATTAAACTACCGGTCTGAGCAATTTTCGAGAAGCTACAAGGAACCGGTTTTAATTGCTTCTACAGACGGTGTTGGTACAAAGTTGAAGATTGCCTTCATGATGGGCAGGCACAATACGATAGGTATAGATTTAGTGGCAATGTGTGTGAATGACCTGCTGGTTCTTGGCGGCGAACCTCTTTTTTTTCTGGATTATTTGGCCAGCAGCAGTCTGGTTCCGGAAAAGTTGAAGGAAGTTGTTGAGGGAATTGCGGAAGGTTGCTGCGAATCCGGCTGCTCCCTTATCGGTGGGGAAACACCTGAGTTGCCGGGCTTTTATCATAAGGGTGAATATGATCTTGCAGGTTTTGCTGTAGGTGTAGTTGAAAAAGACAGGATAATACGAGGTGATAAAATTTCACCTGGAGATGTGGTGATTGGACTGAGGTCAAGCGGACTTCATAGTAACGGCTTCTCTCTGGTACGAAAGGTTCTATTTGAAAAAGCCAAATTGAACATTCACAGCAAAGTTGACCAGATAAACGGCAACGTTGGTGATGAGCTTCTTATTCCTACAAGAATCTATGTTCAACCAATTATGAGTCTGTTACGCCAATATAAGATGAAGCAGGTAGTGAAGGGAATGGCTCATATTACCGGAGGCGGCTTGCTGGAAAATATTCCGAGGATTTTACCCTCCGGTTGTTCAGTTCGGATTAACAAAGGTGCCTGGCCTGTTCACAGGATATTTCATGTGATACAGGAGAAGGGAGAGGTTACTGAAGAGGAAATGTACCGTGTTTTTAATATGGGGGTTGGGTATATTCTTGTCGTTTCAAAGTTTTTTGTGTCTTCTGTTTTAAAAAAACTGGAGAAGATGAAAGAGGAAGCCTTTGTCATTGGAAAGGTTGTCAAGGGAGACAGGAGAGTAGAGATAGGTTAA
- a CDS encoding CDP-alcohol phosphatidyltransferase family protein: MLKMKLKNYLPSVVTAGNLACGFGAIVLLMHKEVSSAAWLVIAAMVFDGLDGQLARLLKSNVAWGGHFDSFADMITFGLVPAFLLGSIDAFDTHVAIWFVCFFYTLCAVIRLSKFEAEITTENVRSKYFTGLPSTLAGGTVASLILLDSYLKVNLNIQTVATCLPSATFVLGILMLSKIQYIKVIDVVKKKHGPAALFTITGIFLTLLVLFIMYPSIMLPLGFCVYIIIGNHGIFRNRIIQAS; encoded by the coding sequence ATGTTAAAAATGAAATTAAAAAACTATCTGCCTTCCGTTGTAACTGCCGGTAATTTAGCGTGTGGTTTTGGAGCAATTGTCTTACTCATGCATAAAGAGGTCTCTTCCGCAGCCTGGCTTGTCATTGCAGCAATGGTATTTGACGGTCTTGATGGGCAGCTCGCACGGCTACTCAAATCAAATGTAGCCTGGGGAGGGCATTTCGATTCATTTGCAGATATGATCACGTTTGGGTTGGTGCCTGCGTTCCTCCTTGGCAGCATAGATGCTTTCGACACACATGTGGCTATATGGTTTGTTTGCTTCTTTTACACATTGTGTGCCGTGATCAGACTGTCAAAGTTCGAAGCAGAAATCACGACTGAAAACGTCAGAAGCAAATATTTTACAGGCTTACCATCAACCCTGGCTGGAGGTACCGTTGCATCCTTGATCTTGTTAGATTCCTATCTTAAGGTAAATCTGAATATTCAAACTGTTGCAACATGCCTTCCCAGCGCCACCTTCGTCTTAGGCATATTAATGTTAAGCAAGATTCAATACATTAAAGTTATTGATGTTGTGAAGAAGAAACACGGCCCTGCTGCTTTATTTACCATAACAGGAATATTCCTCACCCTCCTTGTGCTGTTTATAATGTATCCCAGTATCATGCTCCCGTTAGGTTTTTGTGTCTATATCATCATAGGCAATCATGGTATCTTCAGGAATAGAATTATCCAGGCCTCCTGA
- a CDS encoding endonuclease III — translation MENIDVIIQILEKETKSYIVPIVTKISKARNPFKVLISCLLSLRTKDQVTAEASVKLFLLADTPEKMQKLSAAHIEKAIYPVGFYKTKAKRIKEICRTLTEIYGGNTPDEIDELLKLKGVGRKTANLVVTLGYGKLGICVDTHVHRISNRLGFIKTKTPEQTEFALRKILPEKYWIIYNDLLVSYGQNVCRPISPKCSNCKLFKYCRRVGVEKFR, via the coding sequence ATGGAAAACATAGACGTCATTATACAGATTCTTGAAAAGGAAACTAAGAGTTATATTGTACCAATTGTTACGAAAATATCAAAGGCGAGAAATCCGTTTAAGGTGCTTATCTCATGTCTACTCAGTTTAAGGACCAAGGATCAGGTAACAGCAGAAGCTTCAGTGAAATTGTTTCTTCTTGCTGACACTCCCGAGAAAATGCAGAAGCTGAGTGCTGCACATATTGAAAAGGCTATTTATCCCGTTGGATTTTATAAGACAAAAGCGAAACGGATAAAGGAAATATGTCGTACATTGACAGAAATTTACGGGGGGAATACACCGGATGAAATTGATGAGCTTTTAAAATTAAAGGGGGTAGGCCGTAAAACTGCGAATTTAGTAGTTACATTAGGATATGGGAAACTTGGAATATGTGTCGATACTCATGTCCACAGGATCTCAAACAGATTAGGTTTTATAAAGACGAAGACCCCTGAGCAGACAGAATTTGCTTTAAGAAAGATATTACCAGAAAAATACTGGATAATCTACAATGATCTTTTAGTATCTTATGGTCAAAATGTATGCAGGCCTATTTCACCAAAGTGCAGTAATTGCAAATTATTCAAGTATTGCAGGAGAGTGGGAGTTGAGAAGTTTCGGTGA
- a CDS encoding phosphoribosylaminoimidazolesuccinocarboxamide synthase → MKTDKSGIVLKTNINYLTLHNHGKVRDIYEIGDNLLLIATDRISAFDSVIPNGIPCKGKVLTHLSEFWFQFMSELTENHLITTEIDTIHLLKDEDREMLRDRSMLVKKVNVIPVECVVRGYLAGSGWKEYQENGTVCKIKLPPKLQECEQLPEPVFTPARKSASGHDENISYAETVEITGKRLAKELKQKSIEMYKKASAYARTKGIIISDTKFEWGMYNNRLILIDEILTPDSSRFWPLEDYEPGRSQPSFDKQFVRDYLDTSGWDKNSPPPSLPDEIIDITSNKYLEACEKLTGERVQAAVGNRLAAEDRHITETSQLPLSCNT, encoded by the coding sequence ATGAAAACAGACAAAAGCGGTATAGTACTGAAAACCAACATCAACTATCTAACGCTTCATAACCATGGAAAGGTTAGAGATATCTATGAAATAGGTGATAATTTGCTCCTTATAGCGACCGACAGGATCTCCGCCTTTGACTCAGTCATACCAAACGGTATACCCTGTAAAGGTAAAGTGCTTACACATCTATCAGAATTCTGGTTTCAGTTCATGAGTGAGCTGACTGAAAACCATCTGATTACAACGGAAATTGATACTATTCACCTCTTAAAGGATGAAGACAGGGAGATGTTACGGGACAGGTCCATGCTCGTAAAAAAAGTTAACGTTATCCCTGTTGAATGTGTGGTGCGAGGTTATTTAGCGGGATCAGGGTGGAAAGAATACCAGGAAAATGGCACCGTGTGCAAAATAAAATTACCACCAAAACTCCAGGAGTGTGAACAATTGCCGGAACCTGTCTTCACCCCTGCAAGAAAGTCAGCTTCCGGTCATGATGAGAACATTTCTTATGCAGAGACCGTTGAAATTACAGGGAAAAGGCTTGCTAAGGAATTAAAACAGAAAAGTATAGAGATGTATAAAAAAGCAAGTGCTTACGCGCGAACAAAAGGTATAATTATCAGCGATACAAAATTTGAATGGGGCATGTATAACAACAGATTAATATTGATCGATGAGATATTAACACCTGATTCATCCCGTTTCTGGCCGCTGGAGGATTACGAGCCCGGCAGGTCGCAGCCATCTTTTGACAAACAATTCGTGAGAGACTATTTGGATACCAGCGGTTGGGACAAAAACTCCCCTCCCCCTTCGCTTCCTGATGAAATCATTGATATCACATCAAACAAATACTTGGAAGCTTGCGAAAAACTTACCGGTGAAAGGGTGCAAGCTGCTGTTGGTAATCGCTTAGCAGCGGAAGACAGGCATATCACCGAAACTTCTCAACTCCCACTCTCCTGCAATACTTGA
- a CDS encoding DnaJ domain-containing protein, which translates to MNFNIMFHVCNILDSCREVSIFIEKEVSKLINYYHVLQIEEGAKDEVIKNSFRKLVKQYHPDRHKTNGVSADGQIKLLIQAYKTLTDAEKRDHYDRLLQVDRAARVDNDRFAPKNDTSSIKFQVKQILSDLLNKHGSQAIKSYERLRAENKECDLLVLLGIKDYVDCIFLLAEEYERQGAYELSFKWYEHVYTNAQKNPDRRHLRQEIKERIIRLSCKKLFKTIQPSAAITYFKKVFALGLNKNEEALIYKKIADCYLTLGDWNGSMVNFNKALSLCPNLKGTQKLRKKLHDHFLQKNILHKFAPFQYAEASS; encoded by the coding sequence ATGAATTTCAACATCATGTTTCATGTGTGCAATATACTTGACTCGTGCAGAGAAGTTTCAATCTTTATAGAGAAAGAGGTATCAAAGCTGATTAACTATTACCATGTTTTACAAATAGAAGAAGGGGCAAAAGACGAAGTAATCAAGAACTCTTTTCGAAAGCTTGTAAAACAATACCATCCTGACAGGCATAAGACCAATGGAGTCTCCGCAGATGGTCAGATCAAGTTACTGATCCAGGCCTACAAGACATTGACAGACGCTGAAAAAAGAGATCATTATGATAGATTACTCCAGGTAGACAGGGCTGCAAGAGTCGATAATGACAGATTTGCTCCGAAGAATGATACTTCCAGCATAAAGTTTCAGGTAAAACAGATCTTAAGTGATCTTTTAAACAAACATGGATCACAGGCTATCAAAAGTTATGAACGCTTGAGAGCTGAGAACAAGGAGTGCGATCTTCTGGTCTTATTAGGTATCAAAGATTATGTAGATTGCATATTTCTTCTTGCAGAGGAGTATGAAAGGCAGGGAGCCTATGAGCTTTCATTCAAATGGTACGAGCACGTTTACACAAATGCCCAGAAAAACCCTGACCGCAGACATCTCCGCCAGGAGATAAAGGAGCGTATAATTCGATTGTCATGCAAGAAACTGTTCAAAACAATACAACCCAGCGCAGCAATTACCTATTTTAAGAAGGTTTTTGCCCTTGGACTCAATAAAAACGAGGAGGCTCTGATATATAAAAAAATTGCAGATTGTTATTTAACCCTTGGTGACTGGAACGGATCAATGGTAAATTTTAATAAGGCCCTGTCACTCTGTCCTAACCTGAAGGGCACACAAAAACTGCGTAAAAAGTTACACGACCATTTTTTACAAAAAAACATTTTACATAAGTTTGCCCCTTTTCAGTATGCAGAGGCCTCCAGTTAA
- a CDS encoding sigma 54-interacting transcriptional regulator — MDIQIYDEFGNHVDDGTCLTNPFCNLMHSSKDGIKKCRQFYDKLLPFNSKQKPFTYKCHTGLYGIVVPIIVKGKCVGAMIGSGMKLSNAEYSGQQIQSTDLSKPGLDTPQARECFESLKLLSQHSEEYALDFMKLVAQDIMIYYKMLQDKELLIRKRVSMLNNTYQEKYKDIIGVSAVMKKVFHLLDLIENTEKPVLIEGETGTGKELLAAAIHYNSPRKDKVFIIQNCSAFNDALLTSELFGHEKGSFTGAASEKKGLFQIADGGTLFLDEIGEMNIESQAKLLRILENGSFYRLGGTKLVKVNVRIIAATNRKLEDMVKQGLFRKDLYYRINTLPIFVPPLRNRKEDIIPLVYHFLESYIKMQNLQTKEIDQDVFRMLVAYDWPGNIRELKNVVERLVIMSGEERSLKADLLSTQLKITSFPGLLIKKGLHNSKLKNIIRSVEKEIIENELNKSKWNKTISARNLGMSRASLNIKIEQYGITQGTVIMKTT; from the coding sequence ATGGATATACAGATTTATGATGAATTCGGCAATCATGTGGATGATGGTACGTGTCTAACCAATCCGTTCTGCAATTTAATGCACTCATCAAAAGACGGTATAAAAAAATGCAGACAGTTTTATGATAAACTTCTGCCATTCAACTCAAAGCAGAAACCTTTTACATACAAATGCCACACAGGCCTCTATGGAATAGTTGTACCAATCATTGTTAAAGGGAAATGTGTCGGAGCAATGATCGGTTCTGGAATGAAATTATCGAATGCCGAATATTCAGGACAACAGATTCAGTCAACAGATCTCTCAAAGCCCGGATTAGATACACCACAAGCGAGAGAGTGCTTTGAGAGTCTCAAATTATTAAGTCAACACTCCGAAGAGTATGCACTTGATTTTATGAAACTGGTAGCACAGGATATAATGATTTACTATAAAATGCTTCAAGATAAGGAACTCCTTATCCGGAAACGGGTATCAATGCTGAACAACACCTATCAGGAAAAATATAAGGATATCATTGGTGTAAGCGCAGTAATGAAAAAAGTTTTCCATCTGCTGGATCTCATAGAAAATACCGAAAAACCTGTCTTGATTGAGGGTGAAACCGGCACAGGAAAGGAATTGCTTGCGGCTGCCATTCACTATAACAGTCCCCGCAAGGACAAAGTATTTATCATCCAGAACTGTTCTGCTTTTAATGATGCACTTTTGACTTCAGAATTATTTGGCCATGAAAAAGGTTCTTTTACCGGTGCTGCTTCAGAGAAAAAAGGGTTATTCCAGATCGCAGATGGTGGCACATTATTTCTGGATGAAATTGGTGAAATGAATATTGAAAGCCAGGCAAAACTCTTGCGGATATTGGAAAATGGTTCTTTTTATCGATTAGGTGGAACAAAATTAGTAAAGGTAAATGTCCGTATTATTGCAGCAACTAACAGGAAACTGGAGGATATGGTTAAACAGGGTTTGTTCCGCAAAGACCTCTATTACAGGATTAACACATTGCCGATCTTTGTACCTCCTCTGAGAAACAGGAAGGAAGATATCATTCCACTGGTCTATCATTTTTTAGAATCTTATATAAAAATGCAGAACTTACAAACAAAGGAGATAGACCAGGATGTATTCAGAATGCTCGTAGCATATGATTGGCCGGGAAATATCCGGGAACTAAAAAATGTGGTTGAGCGATTAGTCATTATGTCTGGCGAGGAACGTTCTCTAAAGGCCGATCTTCTCAGTACACAATTAAAGATTACCTCTTTTCCCGGTTTATTAATAAAAAAGGGTCTTCACAATTCAAAGCTGAAAAATATAATAAGATCTGTTGAAAAAGAGATAATTGAAAACGAGCTGAACAAGTCAAAATGGAACAAAACCATCTCTGCCCGTAATTTGGGAATGAGTCGTGCAAGCCTTAATATTAAGATAGAACAGTACGGTATCACCCAAGGCACGGTAATTATGAAAACAACGTAG